A stretch of the Rhipicephalus microplus isolate Deutch F79 unplaced genomic scaffold, USDA_Rmic scaffold_18, whole genome shotgun sequence genome encodes the following:
- the LOC142785161 gene encoding high-affinity choline transporter 1-like — protein MGLDKLEALFISVYFFVILAVGVWAGRRLHIDVHRMFSLPVQADGAHPANDGEYFLLRYFVYNRLMPMLLGVSSMTATWVGGGFLIGAAEAVYKYGIIRCQAPFGYALSLVLGGSLFASKIRSTNALTMMDPFQRRYGHLVCFLLMLPAICAEIAWSAAVLAALGTSVRVIAEVNASMSIIFSAILTFIYTALGGIYSVAATDILHIAVMVVGLV, from the exons ATGGGGCTGGACAAGCTGGAGGCGCTGTTTATCTCCGTGTACTTCTTCGTCATTCTCGCCGTCGGCGTGTGGGCGGGACGCAGACTGCACATCGATGTGCACCGGATGTTCTCGCTTCCCGTTCAGGCGGACGGCGCACATCCAGCAAACGATGGCGAGTACTTCCTGCTGCGATACTTCGTCTACAACCGGCTCATGCCCATGCTACTGGGAGTATCCTCTATGACCG CGACATGGGTTGGCGGTGGATTCCTCATCGGCGCGGCAGAAGCAGTCTACAAGTACGGCATTATCCGATGCCAAGCTCCTTTCGGCTACGCTCTAAGCCTTGTTCTCG GTGGCAGCCTGTTCGCATCCAAGATTCGCTCCACGAACGCGCTGACCATGATGGACCCGTTCCAGCGCCGATACGGCCACCTGGTTTGCTTCTTGCTCATGCTGCCGGCGATTTGCGCCGAGATCGCCTGGTCGGCAGCCGTCCTGGCAGCACTTG GTACATCGGTGCGTGTAATTGCGGAGGTGAACGCGTCGATGTCCATCATATTTTCGGCGATTCTCACTTTCATCTACACCGCCCTTGGGGGAATCTACTCAGTCGCCGCTACGGACATCCTGCATATTGCCGTCATGGTGGTTGGGCTGGTATGA
- the LOC142785085 gene encoding membrane metallo-endopeptidase-like 1, giving the protein MFNLSMPTSARERTFHIPRISTRISACLFRATFSDNFYRHTDIIPMEYTSKHVNNTLNCLTRHYKNKGQEMTGFEKVEDCTAVIVAYETFQQRLFSKQYLNADYRLQGLGKVTANQLFFVYYALSMCGRPHLKKAGMTAVLQDRVNVPLMNLPEFASAFNCPDDSPMNPRNRCSFWN; this is encoded by the exons GACGTTTCATATACCCAGAATCAGCACTCGGATTTCCGCCTGTCTCTTCAGGGCGACATTTTCAG ATAACTTTTACAGACACACTGATATAATCCCGATGGAGTATACCTCGAAGCACGTCAATAACACCCTGAATTGTCTGACCCGGCATTACAAGAATAAAGGCCAG GAAATGACAGGATTTGAAAAAGTGGAAGACTGCACCGCGGTCATTGTGGCCTACGAG ACCTTCCAGCAACGGCTGTTCAGCAAGCAGTACCTAAATGCCGACTACAGACTGCAAGGCCTCGGAAAAGTCACAGCAAATCAACTGTTTTTCGTATACTACGCACTG agcatgtGCGGGCGGCCCCACCTGAAGAAAGCTGGGATGACAGCGGTCCTGCAAGATCG CGTCAACGTGCCCCTCATGAACCTGCCGGAATTTGCGAGCGCGTTCAACTGCCCAGATGACTCGCCGATGAACCCAAGGAACAGGTGCAGCTTCTGGAATTGA